The window TCCTCCATCAGTGCCAGCTGATACTCCGGCCGCCCCTCGGAGTCGCGGAGCAGCGACACCGTGAGGTTGGTCCACAGCACGGTTCCGTCGTTGCGGTAGAACGGCTTCTCGACCCGGTAGTGCTCGCGTTCGCCGCGTACCAGCTCCTCGTAGTACTTCCACACGTACGGCGAGTCCTCGGGGTGGACCCATTCGTTGACCTTGTGGCTGCGGACATGGTGGTCGAGCCCGCCGAACATCCGGGTCAGGGTGTCGTTGACCTCCAGCACGTTGCCTTCCAGGTCGGCGATGCCGATGCCGACGGCGGCGTCCTTGAAGACGGCGCGGAAGCGAGCCTCCGTGGCGTGCAGGGCCTGTTCGGCGTGGGAGCGGGCGGTCAGCGCCGAGCGGGCAATCGCCTCCTGCTCGGCGAGGGTCCGTTCGCGCAGCGCCTGGGTGAAGCCGCCCGCGAGGGCGTGCTGCATCCGGGCGCAGCGGGCCCGGCTGTCCTCGGTCGACAGCGCCACCGGGCCGTTGCCGCCGCAGTAGAGCACCAGGTACGAGTCGACGACGCCGAGCGTGGAGCTGAGGGCCTCCGGATCCGTGCAGTGCGCGTCGACGAGCGCGGCCCCCACCTTGTTCGCGGGCGCCGCGTCGAAGGGCCGGGCGTGCAGGATGTCACTCAGTCTGCGGGCCAGCGGCAGCAGGTGCTGCTCGAACTCCGGACGGGTCATGGAGGTGGCCGTCGACGGGAAGGTCGCCCGGCTCCAGATCGTCGCGAATCTTCGGAGCCGGTCCTCGGGACCGTCGGGCTCCGCGTCCGGTGCGTCGGACGCCTGGGCGGGAATGCTCACGCCTTGCGTCCCACTCCGGCGAAGCCCGAGAACGCATACGGGTCTTCCTGCTCCTGCGCCGCGGAGGTGTCGGGGCGCCACTCCGGCATCGCCACGAGACCGGGCTCGACCATCTCGTAACCGTCGAAGAACCTGGCGATCTCGTCGCGCGACCGCATGATCAGCGGGTTACGGATGTTCCGGTAGACGCCGACCGCACCCCCCGCCTCCTCCTGGGTGAGCGGAATGCCCTCGTACGAGGCGTGGGTGATGATGACGAGGCTGCCGGGTGCGAGCCCCTCGCGCAGTTCGGCGAGGGCCGTCTGCGGGTCGTCGGCGTCCTCGATGAAGTGGAGGACGGCTACGAGCATCAGCGCCACCGGACGGTCCATGTCGAGGAGTTCGGTGATCTCGCGGCTCTTCAGGATCTCCTGCGGGCTCCGCAGATCGGCGGTGACGATCACCGCCCGGTCGTTGCCCTCGAGTACGGCCTGGCTGTGCGCGACCGCAACGGGGTCGTGGTCGACGTACGCGACTCGCGCCTCGGGGTCGGCCGCCTGGGCGATTTCGTGGACATTGCCGAAGGTCGGTATGCCGGAACCTATGTCCAGGAACTGGGTGATGCCCTCACTCACCGCATGACGCACGGCCCTGCGCATAAAGGCGCGATTGGCTTGCATGATCTTGGGAAGTCCCGGCATGAACTCCATGGCCTTGCGGGCCGCTTCCCGGTCCACCTCGAAATTGTGCGATCCGCCCAGATAGAAGTCATACATGCGTGACACGCTCGGCACCGATATGTCAATGCCCTGCGGTGCCCAGGCGGGACGCTCCATCGATGTCTCCAACAAGTCGCCACGGTGATCCGGCCATGTTCATGGTCAGTGTGGACCAGAGGCTACTGATCGACCGCCAGGAGAGCGAGCGGAAACGGAAATTAGCGGTCCGTTATTGGTCACACACCAGTGGCATGTGCAACCGGCCCGTCGCTAAGTGTGACATTCAGCGACGGGCCGGTCCGGAACGGCTGTTGTGAGGTTACTTCGGGGCGCCGACGAGCTTTGCGTCGGGCGACACCGCGTACCATGTGCCCCCGACACCTTGTCCGTTGGTGTCCCCGGGCTTCGTGTCACCGGAGAACGTATAGATGGGCCAGCAGTCGATGGACTGCTGCTTGAGTCCGTCGGGCCGATTGAAGGTGACAAATCCCTTGGTGGTAACACCCGAGACATCATTCTTGGCCAATGGGGCGACAACCGGCCACTTCGAGAGGCAAGCCCCGGTGCAGGCCGACTTCATCGGCCAGGCGCTGTCCTTCTTGAACCGGTAGACCGTCATGCCGCGCTTGTCGACAACGATGTTCCCGAGTTCCGGGTCCTTGCGCACCGAAAGTCCCGCGAGATCAGCCTGCTCGCCACCGGCCGGCCCGTCGGCGTTCACCGCAGCTTTCTTGCCGTCGGGAGCGGAGGCGAACCAGGTGCCTCCCACCCCCTGCCCATTGGCGTCGCCGGGCTTGGCGTCCTTCGCATACCGGTACATCGGCCATCCCGCAATGGTGAGTTGCTGGGTGCCGTCCGCGCGGGTGACCTTGCCGATCAGTGCGTCATCGGTACCGGCGGCGGCCGTGACATTGCCCGCTGGGACGACCGGCCAGATCTTCGCGCAGTCACCTTCGCAATTCGACTTCGGCGGACTCGCGGTGTCCTTGTCGAAGCGGTAGAGCGTGAATCCCTCGCTGTCCGTCAGCACCTTGCCGAGCTTCTTGCTGTCCCACACCGCGAGCTGTCCGGCCTGCTTCGACTTGGCGGACTGCGCCCCGGAATCGGAGCCGTAGCCGGTGTCGGAGCCGTAGCCGCTGTCCGTGTCGTAGCCGCTGCCCGCCTGCCCGGCCGGGCTCGCGTTGCCCACGTTCTGCCCGTTGGGGGACTCGGTGCCCTTGTCCTGACCGCACGCCGTCGTCAGCGCCAACAGGGCCGCCGCGGTCACCGCGAGCGAGGCGTTCCGCCAGGTGTTCATGTCAACTCCCGTAATTCT is drawn from Streptomyces sp. NBC_01717 and contains these coding sequences:
- a CDS encoding SAM-dependent methyltransferase, whose product is MERPAWAPQGIDISVPSVSRMYDFYLGGSHNFEVDREAARKAMEFMPGLPKIMQANRAFMRRAVRHAVSEGITQFLDIGSGIPTFGNVHEIAQAADPEARVAYVDHDPVAVAHSQAVLEGNDRAVIVTADLRSPQEILKSREITELLDMDRPVALMLVAVLHFIEDADDPQTALAELREGLAPGSLVIITHASYEGIPLTQEEAGGAVGVYRNIRNPLIMRSRDEIARFFDGYEMVEPGLVAMPEWRPDTSAAQEQEDPYAFSGFAGVGRKA
- a CDS encoding SCO0930 family lipoprotein translates to MNTWRNASLAVTAAALLALTTACGQDKGTESPNGQNVGNASPAGQAGSGYDTDSGYGSDTGYGSDSGAQSAKSKQAGQLAVWDSKKLGKVLTDSEGFTLYRFDKDTASPPKSNCEGDCAKIWPVVPAGNVTAAAGTDDALIGKVTRADGTQQLTIAGWPMYRYAKDAKPGDANGQGVGGTWFASAPDGKKAAVNADGPAGGEQADLAGLSVRKDPELGNIVVDKRGMTVYRFKKDSAWPMKSACTGACLSKWPVVAPLAKNDVSGVTTKGFVTFNRPDGLKQQSIDCWPIYTFSGDTKPGDTNGQGVGGTWYAVSPDAKLVGAPK